The following coding sequences lie in one Cannabis sativa cultivar Pink pepper isolate KNU-18-1 chromosome 5, ASM2916894v1, whole genome shotgun sequence genomic window:
- the LOC115715842 gene encoding protein NLP6 isoform X1: MSESEEEAPPPPPPSTTATIASNTVSFPPKSSKEVLMDFDLDLDNPWPMDQIAFVSNPMSPLLFSSSLADHPFSPLWAFADAENEENNHNNSNNHNSNNNTNNCNSNNNNSSNSNNNSNKFGRHANSAPMADSSRFSCNSNSVAQRPVGNEENRSLPSPFSGLVPVDNPNGYYWIKERMTQALRYLKESTDQHVLAQVWAPVKNGCRYVLSTSGQPFVLDPDSNGLHQYRMVSLMYSFSVDGGETNEVLGLPGRVFRQKLPEWTPNVQYYSITEYPRLDHAQHYNVRGSLALPVFEPSGQSCVGVLELIMTSEKINYAPEVDKVCKALEAVNLRSAEILDHTDTQICNEGRQSALTEILEILTAACETHKLPMAQTWVPCMHRNVLAYGGGLKKNCTSIDGSCMGQVCMSTTEVAFYIVDARMWGFREACLEHHLQKGQGVAGRAFYSRNLCFSSDITQFCKNEYPLVHYARMFELTSCFAVCLQSSHTGNDNYVLEFFLPPNTNPSEQHTILGSLLATMKKHFQSLKVASGIGLEEEGIVEVVRVSANGGLESNLECIRIPQIAESPQGHSALPNGGDMVQRDLMKQPSTVEHDSANGGQDTAHDGGNMNHGSVSDHKETKKSERKRGKTEKSISLEVLQQYFAGSLKDAAKSLGVCPTTMKRICRQHGISRWPSRKINKVNRSLSKLKRVIESVQGAEGAFGLTPIATSPLPVPVTSISRPSTSNGTNQQNSPCHVHYDPPLERKDSPTNSSCRRGQTEIEDQLQGGGILIQKDLVQENGGFYIPENNRGSNHSKSGSGSREVSVGTPTSHGSCQGSPANGNIMLKDPFSYSIHEQCIKVEGSPEPTPQPTNGLIFSVPEALVTAESQEPFGAMLVEDAGSSKDLRNLCHATDAILDESVPEYCWMNPPPLPPRSDFAAPKDTTTTTTTDIIITETQPNVNRVSQEMRSVTIKATYREDIIRFRLSLSCNIVELREEVAKRLKMEVGIFDIKYMDDDQEWVLIACDADLQECMDVCRSSGCNMIRLLIHDIMPNLGSSCESTEE, from the exons ATGTCCGAGTCTGAAGAAGaagctcctcctcctcctcctccttctaCTACTGCTACAATAGCTAGTAATACTGTTTCGTTCCCGCCAAAGTCATCGAAGGAGGTTCTCATGGATTTTGACCTCGACCTTGATAATCCATGGCCGATGGACCAGATCGCTTTTGTTTCTAATCCTATGTCTCCTTTactcttttcttcttccttaGCTGACCACCCTTTCTCTCCTCTTTGGGCTTTTGCCGATGCAGAAAACGAGGagaataatcataataatagtaataatcataatagtaataataatacgaATAATTGTAATAGTAATAACAATAACAGTAGCAATAGTAATAACAATTCTAATAAGTTTGGTCGACATGCGAATTCGGCACCCATGGCTGACTCTTCTCGGTTTTCCT GTAATTCTAATTCAGTAGCACAAAGACCAGTTGGGAACGAAGAGAACAGATCACTTCCTTCACCATTTTCAGGATTGGTACCAGTGGACAATCCAAATGGGTATTATTGGATTAAAGAGAGGATGACTCAAGCACTTAGATATTTGAAGGAGTCAACTGACCAGCATGTTCTGGCTCAGGTTTGGGCACCAGTGAAGAACGGGTGTCGGTATGTACTTTCAACTTCAGGGCAACCCTTTGTTCTTGATCCTGACAGTAATGGACTCCATCAGTATAGGATGGTGTCTTTGATGTATTCGTTTTCTGTAGATGGGGGTGAGACCAATGAAGTTCTTGGTCTCCCTGGTCGTGTTTTTCGACAAAAATTGCCTGAATGGACTCCAAATGTGCAGTACTATTCCATCACTGAGTACCCTCGACTTGATCATGCTCAGCATTACAACGTGAGAGGAAGTTTGGCTTTGCCTGTTTTTGAACCTTCTGGACAATCTTGTGTTGGCGTACTTGAGCTTATAATGACTTCGGAGAAGATCAATTATGCACCTGAGGTTGATAAAGTCTGCAAAGCACTTGAG GCAGTAAATTTGAGAAGTGCAGAGATATTGGATCATACTGATACACAG ATTTGTAATGAAGGTCGTCAAAGCGCGTTGACTGAAATTTTGGAGATATTGACAGCAGCTTGTGAAACACACAAATTACCAATGGCTCAGACATGGGTTCCGTGTATGCATCGTAATGTTCTTGCTTATGGAGGTGGCCTGAAGAAAAACTGTACTAGTATTGATGGTAGTTGCATGGGACAAGTCTGTATGTCCACAACCGAAGTAGCATTCTACATTGTAGATGCTCGGATGTGGGGTTTTCGAGAGGCATGTCTTGAGCATCACTTGCAAAAGGGGCAAGGGGTTGCTGGGAGGGCTTTCTATTCTCGCAACTTATGCTTCAGCAGTGACATTACTCAGTTTTGCAAAAATGAGTATCCATTGGTACATTATGCACGTATGTTCGAATTGACTAGCTGCTTTGCGGTCTGCTTACAGAGCAGTCACACTGGAAATGATAATTACGTGCTTGAATTTTTTCTGCCTCCTAACACAAATCCTTCTGAACAACATACTATATTGGGATCCCTATTGGCAACAATGAAGAAACATTTTCAGAGTCTTAAAGTTGCTTCTGGAATTGGTCTTGAGGAAGAAGGGATTGTTGAAGTTGTTAGAGTTTCTGCAAACGGGGGACTTGAATCAAACCTTGAATGTATTCGGATACCTCAAATTGCTGAATCACCCCAAGGACATAGTGCCTTACCAAATGGAGGAGACATGGTGCAGCGAGATTTAATGAAACAGCCATCGACGGTAGAGCATGATTCTGCAAATGGGGGACAAGATACTGCTCATGATGGTGGAAACATGAATCACGGGTCTGTTTCGGATCATAAAGAGACTAAGAAATCAGAAAGAAAACGTGGGAAAACTGAAAAATCAATTAGTCTAGAGGTTCTTCAACAATACTTTGCTGGGAGCCTTAAAGATGCTGCAAAAAGCCTTGGtg TTTGCCCAACTACAATGAAGCGCATTTGCAGGCAGCATGGTATCTCGCGATGGCCTTCTCGCAAAATCAATAAGGTTAACCGTTCCCTCTCTAAGCTAAAACGTGTAATTGAATCTGTGCAAGGTGCTGAAGGAGCATTTGGATTAACTCCTATCGCCACAAGTCCTCTTCCTGTTCCTGTTACCTCCATTTCACGGCCTTCTACTTCGAACGGGACTAATCAGCAAAATTCGCCATGTCATGTACACTATGACCCCCCTTTGGAAAGGAAAGACTCACCAACCAATTCTTCATGCAGAAGAGGGCAGACCGAAATCGAAGATCAACTGCAAGGAGGAGGGATATTAATCCAGAAAGACCTTGTTCAAGAAAACGGTGGATTTTACATACCCGAGAATAATAGAGGCTCAAACCACTCCAAATCAGGAAGTGGCTCAAGAGAAGTGAGTGTAGGGACCCCAACTTCTCATGGCTCATGCCAAGGTAGTCCTGCAAATGGAAACATAATGCTAAAGGATCCATTTTCATATTCCATTCACGAGCAATGCATTAAAGTAGAAGGTTCTCCCGAGCCAACGCCCCAACCAACAAACGGCTTAATCTTCTCAGTACCCGAAGCTCTCGTAACAGCCGAATCTCAAGAACCATTTGGAGCAATGCTAGTTGAGGATGCTGGGAGTTCAAAAGATTTGAGAAACCTTTGCCACGCAACAGATGCAATACTAGACGAATCAGTTCCCGAGTATTGTTGGATGAACCCGCCACCTCTTCCTCCACGCTCTGATTTCGCAGCTCCCAAggacacaacaacaacaacaacaacagataTAATCATTACTGAAACTCAACCAAATGTTAATAGAGTTAGCCAAGAGATGAGAAGTGTGACTATAAAAGCAACATACAGAGAAGATATCATAAGATTTCGATTATCTCTAAGTTGTAACATTGTTGAGCTCAGAGAAGAAGTAGCAAAAAGATTAAAAATGGAGGTGGGTATTTTTGATATCAAATATATGGATGATGATCAGGAATGGGTTCTTATAGCCTGTGATGCAGATCTACAAGAATGTATGGATGTTTGTAGATCATCAGGGTGTAATATGATTAGACTCTTAATTCATGATATAATGCCTAATCTTGGTAGCTCATGTGAGAGTACTGAGGAGTGA
- the LOC115715683 gene encoding pentatricopeptide repeat-containing protein At3g12770-like isoform X1, protein MMNLSYRNYTSATAFDQVLTLLHYINLSIIKNSLKLNQKTHGRILILGLSQNSFLATKLISAYSAFGNLTDSMLVFQMFNHKNVYLWNTLINGYVRNSEYSKAFEYFKQMCCCCDDYTLATMAKVSGEMGNLVAGKLVHGMSLRVGFDSDIVVSNSLMSMYSKCSSFGDCRKVFDEMPQRNVGSWSVFLAGYVGFGKQSFDQELLGLIKCMQIDGMKPDGFTISSILPLCGIDSRKWPDYGGELHCYILRNGLSFDVHLGCCLIDMYSKSGRIFEGRRVFDQMRSRNVYTWTTIINGYTKNGDSDEALSLFHEMQVKDGIEPNKVTLLSVLPACNSHGCLRIGKQIHGFVVRKVLNCNVSLSNALIDMYSKCGSLDLARRVFEDESFCKDAISWTSMISGYGLHGKGKEALSLYSKMVLQGISLDTITVVGILSACGRSGLINEGLKIYDSVVNDHGIKPTVEICACVVDMLGRSGQLDRALEFIEGMPVKPGPSVWGALVSASVIHGNTKMQELAYRFLIEIEPENPSNFISISNLYASSEQWDVVADVRTKMRESGMKKEPGCSWININSTTHCFYVADKTHPCSYSIYEMLENLKFVMKGSNQSSSDNESFQT, encoded by the coding sequence ATGATGAACTTATCATACCGTAATTACACTTCTGCTACGGCATTCGACCAGGTTCTGACTCTTCTCCATTACATTAACCTCTCAATCATCAAAAACTCTTTGAAACTCAATCAAAAAACCCATGGTCGAATTCTCATTCTTGGGCTCTCACAAAACTCTTTTCTTGCCACAAAGCTAATCTCTGCATACTCTGCTTTTGGAAACTTAACCGATTCAATGCTCGTTTTTCAGATGTTTAACCACAAGAATGTGTATTTATGGAATACTTTGATTAATGGGTACGTAAGGAATAGTGAATATAGTAAAGCTTTTGAGTATTTTAAACAAATGTGTTGTTGTTGTGATGATTATACACTTGCAACTATGGCTAAAGTTTCAGGTGAAATGGGAAACTTGGTGGCTGGGAAATTGGTTCATGGGATGAGTTTAAGAGTTGGGTTTGATTCTGACATTGTTGTTTCGAATTCATTAATGTCAATGTATTCCAAGTGTTCGAGTTTTGGTGATTGTCGAAAGGTGTTCGATGAAATGCCTCAAAGAAATGTGGGTTCTTGGAGTGTGTTTTTAGCTGGGTATGTTGGTTTTGGGAAGCAGAGTTTTGATCAAGAATTGTTGGGATTGATTAAATGTATGCAGATTGATGGGATGAAGCCTGATGGGTTTACGATTTCGAGTATTTTGCCTTTGTGTGGTATCGATTCCAGGAAATGGCCTGATTATGGTGGAGAGCTTCATTGTTACATTTTAAGGAATGGATTGAGTTTTGATGTTCATCTTGGATGTTGTTTAATCGATATGTATTCGAAGAGTGGAAGAATTTTCGAGGGTAGACGAGTTTTCGATCAAATGAGGAGTAGAAATGTTTATACTTGGACAACAATTATCAATGGTTACACAAAAAATGGAGATTCAGATGAAGCTTTGAGTCTTTTCCATGAGATGCAAGTGAAAGATGGTATAGAACCGAATAAGGTAACTCTTTTAAGTGTTCTTCCTGCTTGTAACTCTCATGGTTGTTTAAGAATTGGCAAACAAATTCATGGTTTTGTAGTAAGGAAAGTACTGAATTGTAATGTGTCTTTATCCAATGCTTTGATCGATATGTATTCGAAATGTGGGAGCTTAGATCTTGCTAGACGAGTTTTCGAGGATGAGTCGTTTTGTAAAGACGCAATCTCTTGGACTTCAATGATTTCGGGGTATGGATTACATGGAAAGGGCAAGGAAGCTTTGTCATTGTATTCTAAGATGGTTCTTCAAGGGATAAGTTTAGATACAATAACAGTTGTAGGAATTCTTTCGGCTTGTGGAAGATCGGGTTTGATCAATGAAGGTCTTAAAATCTATGACTCAGTCGTTAATGATCATGGAATTAAACCAACAGTTGAGATTTGTGCTTGTGTTGTAGACATGCTTGGCCGATCAGGGCAACTCGATCGAGCACTAGAGTTCATCGAAGGAATGCCTGTTAAACCCGGGCCAAGTGTTTGGGGAGCACTTGTTAGTGCTTCTGTCATACATGGAAACACTAAGATGCAAGAACTAGCTTATAGATTTCTTATCGAAATAGAACCCGAGAATCCCTCGAATTTTATTTCGATTTCGAATTTGTATGCTTCTTCAGAACAATGGGATGTTGTTGCTGATGTAAGAACAAAGATGAGAGAAAGTGGGATGAAGAAGGAACCTGGGTGTAGTTGGATTAACATTAATAGTACCACTCATTGTTTTTATGTTGCAGATAAAACTCATCCATGTTCATACTCAATTTATGAAATGCTTGAGAATCTTAAATTTGTTATGAAAGGTTCAAATCAGTCATCTTCTGATAATGAAAGTTTTCAAACATAA
- the LOC115715683 gene encoding pentatricopeptide repeat-containing protein DOT4, chloroplastic-like isoform X2 — MVSGEMGNLVAGKLVHGMSLRVGFDSDIVVSNSLMSMYSKCSSFGDCRKVFDEMPQRNVGSWSVFLAGYVGFGKQSFDQELLGLIKCMQIDGMKPDGFTISSILPLCGIDSRKWPDYGGELHCYILRNGLSFDVHLGCCLIDMYSKSGRIFEGRRVFDQMRSRNVYTWTTIINGYTKNGDSDEALSLFHEMQVKDGIEPNKVTLLSVLPACNSHGCLRIGKQIHGFVVRKVLNCNVSLSNALIDMYSKCGSLDLARRVFEDESFCKDAISWTSMISGYGLHGKGKEALSLYSKMVLQGISLDTITVVGILSACGRSGLINEGLKIYDSVVNDHGIKPTVEICACVVDMLGRSGQLDRALEFIEGMPVKPGPSVWGALVSASVIHGNTKMQELAYRFLIEIEPENPSNFISISNLYASSEQWDVVADVRTKMRESGMKKEPGCSWININSTTHCFYVADKTHPCSYSIYEMLENLKFVMKGSNQSSSDNESFQT, encoded by the exons ATGG TTTCAGGTGAAATGGGAAACTTGGTGGCTGGGAAATTGGTTCATGGGATGAGTTTAAGAGTTGGGTTTGATTCTGACATTGTTGTTTCGAATTCATTAATGTCAATGTATTCCAAGTGTTCGAGTTTTGGTGATTGTCGAAAGGTGTTCGATGAAATGCCTCAAAGAAATGTGGGTTCTTGGAGTGTGTTTTTAGCTGGGTATGTTGGTTTTGGGAAGCAGAGTTTTGATCAAGAATTGTTGGGATTGATTAAATGTATGCAGATTGATGGGATGAAGCCTGATGGGTTTACGATTTCGAGTATTTTGCCTTTGTGTGGTATCGATTCCAGGAAATGGCCTGATTATGGTGGAGAGCTTCATTGTTACATTTTAAGGAATGGATTGAGTTTTGATGTTCATCTTGGATGTTGTTTAATCGATATGTATTCGAAGAGTGGAAGAATTTTCGAGGGTAGACGAGTTTTCGATCAAATGAGGAGTAGAAATGTTTATACTTGGACAACAATTATCAATGGTTACACAAAAAATGGAGATTCAGATGAAGCTTTGAGTCTTTTCCATGAGATGCAAGTGAAAGATGGTATAGAACCGAATAAGGTAACTCTTTTAAGTGTTCTTCCTGCTTGTAACTCTCATGGTTGTTTAAGAATTGGCAAACAAATTCATGGTTTTGTAGTAAGGAAAGTACTGAATTGTAATGTGTCTTTATCCAATGCTTTGATCGATATGTATTCGAAATGTGGGAGCTTAGATCTTGCTAGACGAGTTTTCGAGGATGAGTCGTTTTGTAAAGACGCAATCTCTTGGACTTCAATGATTTCGGGGTATGGATTACATGGAAAGGGCAAGGAAGCTTTGTCATTGTATTCTAAGATGGTTCTTCAAGGGATAAGTTTAGATACAATAACAGTTGTAGGAATTCTTTCGGCTTGTGGAAGATCGGGTTTGATCAATGAAGGTCTTAAAATCTATGACTCAGTCGTTAATGATCATGGAATTAAACCAACAGTTGAGATTTGTGCTTGTGTTGTAGACATGCTTGGCCGATCAGGGCAACTCGATCGAGCACTAGAGTTCATCGAAGGAATGCCTGTTAAACCCGGGCCAAGTGTTTGGGGAGCACTTGTTAGTGCTTCTGTCATACATGGAAACACTAAGATGCAAGAACTAGCTTATAGATTTCTTATCGAAATAGAACCCGAGAATCCCTCGAATTTTATTTCGATTTCGAATTTGTATGCTTCTTCAGAACAATGGGATGTTGTTGCTGATGTAAGAACAAAGATGAGAGAAAGTGGGATGAAGAAGGAACCTGGGTGTAGTTGGATTAACATTAATAGTACCACTCATTGTTTTTATGTTGCAGATAAAACTCATCCATGTTCATACTCAATTTATGAAATGCTTGAGAATCTTAAATTTGTTATGAAAGGTTCAAATCAGTCATCTTCTGATAATGAAAGTTTTCAAACATAA
- the LOC115715842 gene encoding protein NLP6 isoform X2, with protein MSESEEEAPPPPPPSTTATIASNTVSFPPKSSKEVLMDFDLDLDNPWPMDQIAFVSNPMSPLLFSSSLADHPFSPLWAFADAENEENNHNNSNNHNSNNNTNNCNSNNNNSSNSNNNSNKFGRHANSAPMADSSRFSCNSNSVAQRPVGNEENRSLPSPFSGLVPVDNPNGYYWIKERMTQALRYLKESTDQHVLAQVWAPVKNGCRYVLSTSGQPFVLDPDSNGLHQYRMVSLMYSFSVDGGETNEVLGLPGRVFRQKLPEWTPNVQYYSITEYPRLDHAQHYNVRGSLALPVFEPSGQSCVGVLELIMTSEKINYAPEVDKVCKALEAVNLRSAEILDHTDTQICNEGRQSALTEILEILTAACETHKLPMAQTWVPCMHRNVLAYGGGLKKNCTSIDGSCMGQVCMSTTEVAFYIVDARMWGFREACLEHHLQKGQGVAGRAFYSRNLCFSSDITQFCKNEYPLVHYARMFELTSCFAVCLQSSHTGNDNYVLEFFLPPNTNPSEQHTILGSLLATMKKHFQSLKVASGIGLEEEGIVEVVRVSANGGLESNLECIRIPQIAESPQGHSALPNGGDMVQRDLMKQPSTVEHDSANGGQDTAHDGGNMNHGSVSDHKETKKSERKRGKTEKSISLEVLQQYFAGSLKDAAKSLGVCPTTMKRICRQHGAEGAFGLTPIATSPLPVPVTSISRPSTSNGTNQQNSPCHVHYDPPLERKDSPTNSSCRRGQTEIEDQLQGGGILIQKDLVQENGGFYIPENNRGSNHSKSGSGSREVSVGTPTSHGSCQGSPANGNIMLKDPFSYSIHEQCIKVEGSPEPTPQPTNGLIFSVPEALVTAESQEPFGAMLVEDAGSSKDLRNLCHATDAILDESVPEYCWMNPPPLPPRSDFAAPKDTTTTTTTDIIITETQPNVNRVSQEMRSVTIKATYREDIIRFRLSLSCNIVELREEVAKRLKMEVGIFDIKYMDDDQEWVLIACDADLQECMDVCRSSGCNMIRLLIHDIMPNLGSSCESTEE; from the exons ATGTCCGAGTCTGAAGAAGaagctcctcctcctcctcctccttctaCTACTGCTACAATAGCTAGTAATACTGTTTCGTTCCCGCCAAAGTCATCGAAGGAGGTTCTCATGGATTTTGACCTCGACCTTGATAATCCATGGCCGATGGACCAGATCGCTTTTGTTTCTAATCCTATGTCTCCTTTactcttttcttcttccttaGCTGACCACCCTTTCTCTCCTCTTTGGGCTTTTGCCGATGCAGAAAACGAGGagaataatcataataatagtaataatcataatagtaataataatacgaATAATTGTAATAGTAATAACAATAACAGTAGCAATAGTAATAACAATTCTAATAAGTTTGGTCGACATGCGAATTCGGCACCCATGGCTGACTCTTCTCGGTTTTCCT GTAATTCTAATTCAGTAGCACAAAGACCAGTTGGGAACGAAGAGAACAGATCACTTCCTTCACCATTTTCAGGATTGGTACCAGTGGACAATCCAAATGGGTATTATTGGATTAAAGAGAGGATGACTCAAGCACTTAGATATTTGAAGGAGTCAACTGACCAGCATGTTCTGGCTCAGGTTTGGGCACCAGTGAAGAACGGGTGTCGGTATGTACTTTCAACTTCAGGGCAACCCTTTGTTCTTGATCCTGACAGTAATGGACTCCATCAGTATAGGATGGTGTCTTTGATGTATTCGTTTTCTGTAGATGGGGGTGAGACCAATGAAGTTCTTGGTCTCCCTGGTCGTGTTTTTCGACAAAAATTGCCTGAATGGACTCCAAATGTGCAGTACTATTCCATCACTGAGTACCCTCGACTTGATCATGCTCAGCATTACAACGTGAGAGGAAGTTTGGCTTTGCCTGTTTTTGAACCTTCTGGACAATCTTGTGTTGGCGTACTTGAGCTTATAATGACTTCGGAGAAGATCAATTATGCACCTGAGGTTGATAAAGTCTGCAAAGCACTTGAG GCAGTAAATTTGAGAAGTGCAGAGATATTGGATCATACTGATACACAG ATTTGTAATGAAGGTCGTCAAAGCGCGTTGACTGAAATTTTGGAGATATTGACAGCAGCTTGTGAAACACACAAATTACCAATGGCTCAGACATGGGTTCCGTGTATGCATCGTAATGTTCTTGCTTATGGAGGTGGCCTGAAGAAAAACTGTACTAGTATTGATGGTAGTTGCATGGGACAAGTCTGTATGTCCACAACCGAAGTAGCATTCTACATTGTAGATGCTCGGATGTGGGGTTTTCGAGAGGCATGTCTTGAGCATCACTTGCAAAAGGGGCAAGGGGTTGCTGGGAGGGCTTTCTATTCTCGCAACTTATGCTTCAGCAGTGACATTACTCAGTTTTGCAAAAATGAGTATCCATTGGTACATTATGCACGTATGTTCGAATTGACTAGCTGCTTTGCGGTCTGCTTACAGAGCAGTCACACTGGAAATGATAATTACGTGCTTGAATTTTTTCTGCCTCCTAACACAAATCCTTCTGAACAACATACTATATTGGGATCCCTATTGGCAACAATGAAGAAACATTTTCAGAGTCTTAAAGTTGCTTCTGGAATTGGTCTTGAGGAAGAAGGGATTGTTGAAGTTGTTAGAGTTTCTGCAAACGGGGGACTTGAATCAAACCTTGAATGTATTCGGATACCTCAAATTGCTGAATCACCCCAAGGACATAGTGCCTTACCAAATGGAGGAGACATGGTGCAGCGAGATTTAATGAAACAGCCATCGACGGTAGAGCATGATTCTGCAAATGGGGGACAAGATACTGCTCATGATGGTGGAAACATGAATCACGGGTCTGTTTCGGATCATAAAGAGACTAAGAAATCAGAAAGAAAACGTGGGAAAACTGAAAAATCAATTAGTCTAGAGGTTCTTCAACAATACTTTGCTGGGAGCCTTAAAGATGCTGCAAAAAGCCTTGGtg TTTGCCCAACTACAATGAAGCGCATTTGCAGGCAGCATG GTGCTGAAGGAGCATTTGGATTAACTCCTATCGCCACAAGTCCTCTTCCTGTTCCTGTTACCTCCATTTCACGGCCTTCTACTTCGAACGGGACTAATCAGCAAAATTCGCCATGTCATGTACACTATGACCCCCCTTTGGAAAGGAAAGACTCACCAACCAATTCTTCATGCAGAAGAGGGCAGACCGAAATCGAAGATCAACTGCAAGGAGGAGGGATATTAATCCAGAAAGACCTTGTTCAAGAAAACGGTGGATTTTACATACCCGAGAATAATAGAGGCTCAAACCACTCCAAATCAGGAAGTGGCTCAAGAGAAGTGAGTGTAGGGACCCCAACTTCTCATGGCTCATGCCAAGGTAGTCCTGCAAATGGAAACATAATGCTAAAGGATCCATTTTCATATTCCATTCACGAGCAATGCATTAAAGTAGAAGGTTCTCCCGAGCCAACGCCCCAACCAACAAACGGCTTAATCTTCTCAGTACCCGAAGCTCTCGTAACAGCCGAATCTCAAGAACCATTTGGAGCAATGCTAGTTGAGGATGCTGGGAGTTCAAAAGATTTGAGAAACCTTTGCCACGCAACAGATGCAATACTAGACGAATCAGTTCCCGAGTATTGTTGGATGAACCCGCCACCTCTTCCTCCACGCTCTGATTTCGCAGCTCCCAAggacacaacaacaacaacaacaacagataTAATCATTACTGAAACTCAACCAAATGTTAATAGAGTTAGCCAAGAGATGAGAAGTGTGACTATAAAAGCAACATACAGAGAAGATATCATAAGATTTCGATTATCTCTAAGTTGTAACATTGTTGAGCTCAGAGAAGAAGTAGCAAAAAGATTAAAAATGGAGGTGGGTATTTTTGATATCAAATATATGGATGATGATCAGGAATGGGTTCTTATAGCCTGTGATGCAGATCTACAAGAATGTATGGATGTTTGTAGATCATCAGGGTGTAATATGATTAGACTCTTAATTCATGATATAATGCCTAATCTTGGTAGCTCATGTGAGAGTACTGAGGAGTGA